In Periophthalmus magnuspinnatus isolate fPerMag1 chromosome 9, fPerMag1.2.pri, whole genome shotgun sequence, the sequence ataacaaTGAAACTAATTATTTGAATGTTATTTCATCTTTCAGCTGGTTTGCCATGAATTAATACCTGGAGGAAAAACAATGCCAGTCACCAATGAGAATAAGTACGTAATATGTTTGATCACAAACTGtatgccatttaaaaaaaatgtgtttggatGCTTCTTGTTGAGTAAATTATTTCTTTCCATTATAGGATCAGCTACATCCACCTCATGGCTCACTTTCGAATGCACACACAGATTAAAGATCAAACAATTGCCTTCATCCGTGGCTTCCGCAGTATTATAAATCCTGAGTGGCTGCATATGTTTTCCACTCCCGAAGTCCAGCGCCTCATCTCAGGAGATAATGCTGAGATTGATCTAGATGACCtcaagtatgttttttattgcttatgAAATTACACATTGTAAGTAAACATCCATGCCCCTATGAAATTGTGTCTTTTAGGAAACACACTGTGTACTATGGAGGGTTTCACAGCAGCCATCGTGTTATCATCTGGCTCTGGGACATTTTGTCAAGTGACTTCAacgcagaggagagggccatGTTCCTCAAAGTAAGCAAGTTTAGTTAATGCAAGCTTAATTAATTAGTCAGGAAGATTTTTTGTTAAAGCTAAAAtaatgctgatttttttttatagtttgtcaCCAGCTGTTCAAGGCCACCACTTCTTGGGTTTGCCTACCTCAAACCACCATTTTCCATCCGCTGTGTAGAGGTTTCAGATGATCAGGTAAGAGTGTGACCATGTAATTGCGTagccaaattgtttaaaagtgcaatagtattttttttttttttaatctttttgtaTAGGACACTGGAGACACACTGGGCAGTGTCCTTAGGGGTTTTTTCACTATTCGTAAGAAGGAACCTGGTGGTCGACTTCCTACTTCATCAACATGCTTCAACCTGCTCAAGCTGCCCAATTACAGCAAGAAGAGCATTTTACGTGATAAACTGAGATATGCCATAAGCATGAACACAGGCTTTGAGCTCTCCTGACTCTTTAGCACACAACCTGTCTGCACAGGAGGGTGGTCACAAGCAGCCGGGCTCTCGAGAGCCTGAGCTGACCAGTGCAGCtgccagaaaaaaatgaaactacAGACTGGATTCAGTGGATGGATCTCAACATCTGAGGCCCTTCAGCCCACTGTAAAGTGTTGTTTTAGCGGCACAATCTGTTTTTAGGACCTCTCTTCTTCCACtccaaaaatataatatgtcGATTTAAATTGTGATAGACCATGGCTGAATCTGTTTCTCAGGCCTAACAAAATCATCCTTGGGTGTAACACAGGAAAGCAATACAGATGCGAGCCAATACATACATGGTTGATTCATGCTGGTGAAACCAAGTGATGCATTGTTAATATTAAAAGCTTGGATCCCattatccagaacatttttaccCGATATTGGATGGATCTTACAATGTTACACTAAAGTTGATGCATCTTTATGTCTGTTTATTTAGGAGTAGTTCCTCAAAAACACTGTCCTATTGCATTATCTCCCATTTCAATCTCACACTATTTTACATCATGAAAAATGTCAGTTGGGGTTTGACCATTGGCTTAGAGGTTGACTTTAGCTAGTTTTAGTAGTTTGATCAATGTGTATGATGTCAATGTAAGGCCGAGGCCAAAGCTATAACCatgctaaaatatatatttaaagttgttttagCATCTTACACATCTGGGAAAATACACTGGAAATGTTTCCTTATTTGTATCTGCAGACACAACTTTGCTCTGTGTGGTAAACCTTTAATTATAACAATACCTAATAGTGTTTATATGTACCTATAGAAACTTCCACTTTTATGAAGTACTGAGTGCCTCATGTATTAAACCAACCTATCATGTCTGACTGTAACACATGTTAATGTATACTGGAAGCAAGCCATAGCAATGGGTAAATGTATACATGTAGACTTATTATtactaaaacattaaaaaaacaaccaaccACTGTACCACTCAACCACAAGGGAGGGCTATGCGCTCTGGAAGTTTTAAGCCATGTGGAAAATTGCAAGAGGCCACAACCTCAAACATGATGTCATGGGATTGGTTTTTGAACCAAAGGCTTGATAAGACTTTTCTTAAAATTACATTGTTGCACAAGTGTCTGCTTTATTTCatctgtgaaatgttttaagaGGAGGAATGTCAACTTATTAGCGTAAAAGTAACACACAGGGTTCAAAGCAGTGGAAGAGACTTTGCTAAAAGGGGTAAATATAGCTATAAAATTAACTCTTTTAACAAGTgattttattatgcaaaatgatttTACTCTTTTGAGACACTTGTCAAGTTTCTAATTTCTAATATCCTTTGCCACTAACTCATGTGGTGTAAATACACCCTACTATGCCACAAAAGATAATCCTGAAGGaacttttttgtcttaaaaaataaatgtctaaGCTGAAGATGTGCTGATGAAACATACCTCAGAAACGTGTTTTGTGATGAGGTTTTCTCATCAGTAATCAATGATGTCAAGCCTAGACAACACTTTCATGTACCGGTTGACTGCTAATGCTGACTTTGGATTTCCATTCTTTTAGTACAAAATAAAAGCTACTCTGGAAGAATATTGTGGGTGTTGGTGTCTGTTACCTCATTTGTACCAAGCAGTCACACTGAAGTTTGGTTGGAGACTGAAGAAAGTCTCACTCCAGATTAGCCTGAATTGAGGATTATGACGTGTGTAttgttttcagtgtgtgttttctgCTCCATTTCATCAAAAGAGAAGCTACCCCTAGTCTAAACCTGAAATACCATAAGCAGTCCACCAAGCCCCTCTGTCCCGCTGGTTCAAAGTGATAAGAAGGTATGGTTTATATTCTAGAATACTAAGAAGACATGCTAAATTAGAAGATATGTTTGGTCATTTAGCATAAACTATTACCGTAACTCATAAAGTCATGAATGTAATTTGTTAATTGTCTGTAACTTTCTGTAAttaaatctcaatatttgaatgtttaaatGGTCACCAtcatctgattggctgctgtttTCCTCTGGGATTGTGCAGATTGCACTATAAGCcactgaaatattcaaaaaggcCTCATTCTATGTTTTGATTGAGAGAAATGGGTGTGAAATGTAAGGCTTGTCATGCTTCTCAGAGAAAGTGCATTTAACTTGCAGAAGGTATGTAGAAATAGGTAAGGGTACATTGAAATAATGAAAGCTGTGGAACACTGTATTGTTGTTTTAGGACTAGTCTTGGTGAACCATGCTTGAGGATGTATCTACTGGAGAGTGAGTGCAGATCTGCTCAGACGGGGCAAGACTGCTTTTAAGGCCAGGCACACTCTAAAGCAGAGCTCACATAAGCAGAGCTCACATCATGCTCAATTCAGGGCAGTTTTCCGAATGCTAGAGAAACATGAATGTGGCTTTGCACAAGCTCTTGACCCACATAAGGTACAATGCATTTGTTACCAAATGAAGATTAAAAGTCATGCCTGAGCTGATGCTTGTCAAAAATGAAGCCCTGTATGCCATCAACAAACTCAAAGAAATGGATGCAGCCACAGCCAGTTGAAAGAAACTTGGTGAGTCAATGTGCAGTAAACCAACTTCCAAACGTACATAAATACATTCTGTCTCTTTGAGACAAGGCCTTTAATTGTGTTGGATTTAAGTATTTTTGACTGGTTGACTGTGATGTAATCCTTTGAGTTGAGAGCATTTTGAGTAAGTttaattttgcattattttttattctagtCTACAACATTGGATCACTGTTGCAAGGTCAGTGAGCCACTGGGCGTGGTATTCATTGTGAGAGGCTGGTATAGTCCTGTCCAAATGTGTCCACTGCCATTGGTCAGGACCATAACAGCAGGTGCAGCAAAACCATGAGTTGTATAAGTGTACAGCAAATGTTTggtgtaatttattttatgtatttttattcaggAAACTGTGATCATAAATCCAGAGTACATAGTTAACACAGCTGACCTCCTCCATCATATATTTCCTTTGGACCTTTTGTTACAGTGTTTCTACTGATATTGTTCAAATACAATGTAATCTGATACCTACTGTTGTTTGCAAGGAATGTTTCCATGTGATTTCCAAAATTATTTATCCAACACTGTGGAACTTCTTTGTGTTCTTCAGAGGTAAAATCAGAAAAGAAATGTCTATCATTCacaatttcatatttatttttagattaagAAATTAACAGATGTTCAATAACAGGAGCCTGTGAGGATGGGAACATAATAGCACAGGCCGCAGCCCTCACACTCACACCTGTCACCCTGGTTTTGACAAGGAAGAACCCATCTTATGTGGACCACTGCACTGTGACATTGTCACCACAGCGCAGCACATTGCCTGAGCGAAGTTTCACAATGCTGGACAGAGCTTGGTGGCCTCAGACTACATTTGgtgcaataaaaatgtacaagttCGACTAGTGCAGACCATGAAGTTCTGCCTTATGCAATTCTTTGGGCCGGACCCCTAAGAGTCGCTTTGCCAAGCTTTTGTTGCGTTCTTAATGCAGAAATTTTCagcaaaactaaattaaatatcTACAGGTTTATTCAAAACACAATGCCATAATAACAGAACAATGTTGCACCAACTAATTTGACAGATGCAGTGAACCCTGATCTAATAATGcagcaaaatgtgtttgaccCAGTGCTTCCACTTCTCTCTGTGCAAAATATAGGTAAAGCCTATTGCTTCATCAACAAGCAACAGAAACTCCTGTGTATCATTACACCAAGAACAGCAAGGTAAAATAATCTGCTTAAATAGATTAAAAGACCACAGTGtgatggttaaaaaaaaaacaaaataataaaaataaccaatATAACCACACAATTATATGAACAATGAACAGTGTGCAAATATTTGGCTCATATTTGTTTCTGCTGCAGGTCATCTCGCAACTGATGAATGAGACCTCTAGTGGAAGCTGTCTGACTCATGATAACATGGTCCATTTGGTGGTGTGGGAAGTAAGTGTAGGATTCCTTTGATccttttattgttcaaataaattGCCATGCCATGAACAAGTGCCACTGGAACAGGATCCTATCATGGACACATTTTCTCACAAGAAATCATGTCTGCTTAGTCTACGATTTGAGTGTGTCACATATCTGTGCTACCCAACATATGAGGAGCACACCTCATCTTTAATGGCATGGGCCAGAACTCTGTCCTAAAGAAGTCAGGGCTGGTGCCAGATCCTGTGAATGAAGAAGACAGCAATACGATACTTGTAacattataaatatgttttaaaaaaagttacTGTCATACTATGCAATATTATAACACATTATCATAGATTTGTGACATCAAACATCAAAGGATATTTATAACCTAGTCAAAAGAAGCaagtaataaaaatgtcttttacCCTTTGGTTATTCTGGCCTCAGGTAGATTTTTTCCTCTTTGCCTTCTTTCATTGCAGCATATCTGGCTACAGTGAAAAGGTAGTCACTTAATCTAAATGGAAAAAACATGGATTATTAATGTATTAAGGAAATTatgtttgtaaaatatattttacttgcCGGTTTAAAAACTTGGCAACATCTGGATCTGCCTCCCCAGATCGAACAATTGGCGCTACACTGCATCGGAATCAAActgttaaaacaatacaaaaaacagacttggacTCACTTCAAAGATCACTTAAGGCTTACCTGCGTTCTGCTCTTCGGCATATGGTCCGTGCTAAGTGCAAAGTGGCACTGCTCTTTCCTCCAGACTGTGAAGCAATAATGTATTACAATAAGAAAAATGTTTATCAACACATTTTGCTAGTGAATGCACTGCCTTACAGGTAGGATAAAATGTGTCAGTGGTGGAAGTTCTTCTGTAAATTGATCTATCCAGTTTTCCAAGTCTGCAGTTGATGAATTGGTAAACTCTGTTCTTTCTAGAATGAAACATACCAATATTTAACATACAAATTGAATGTAAAgtgacacaaataaaaactcacTTATGTGAATTTCTCTTGCTGATGATTGAGGTGTGGCAATGTTAGAGCCCACATCTTGTAAAATACACTGTATCTGTTCAAAATACCAAAATTATAATGTTAGATATGCATCAAAAATGTGTTGGAAATGTATGCAAACAAAAACCTTGTCAAGCTGGTCTGTGAATGTATGACCTTTTTCAAGACAATATTCTCTGGCCAAACTGTAACGTAACGTCAATTCTGAGTtagttaacaacaacaacaacgttattgttttaaatgacaaagagacaaagagattaCCCAATAGCTGATGACAGTTCATCTGTATTTCCCAAAGCCTCAAAGATTTGGTTTTCCTTTGGTCTCCTTTCTCCTGTAAAAGTGCTGGAGAAccctttggaaaaaaataaaataaaataaaataaatagtactGATATTGTTTGACAGTATTCCAACAGTGTGAGTCTGATTACCTTTATCTCCAGTTTTAGTGTATATTTTGGGTATTTTGCTATTCTCCTCACTGGTGTAACTTATGAAAATATTTTGATGAGGTTAATTTACAGTCACTCATGAATGACATATTAGCACAAGATTCTATTAGCCTGGCTATCACAGTTAGtctaaacaaaccaaaaaatccaaataaaaaaatcattgtaccttctctttgaaaataccacccTACAGCTGCGATGAGCGGACATAAGTATTCTCATCCCGAGGCGAACGTGACCAGGTTTTATCAAAACAGTCATGATGAAAGAGAAGCTAGCTAGCTTTGTTAGCATAAACAACTTGACACAAACGTGTTCCTGTAGTCTGTGGGCGTGTCTATGGGCGTGTCTGTGGGGTCTTTGTGGGCGTGTCTTCAGTGTGGTCCGATTGGTTGTGTGATGTGACACAGCGGAGCGGCGGTTGGACAGCGCAGGAAACGTATCACGAGCTTTTTCGCTGATTGGATCTTGGAAAACGAGGCAACAACCATCCCATTTCCGAGTGTTTTGGTGCATTTTTACACACGACAGAGGTACTCTAGAGTGTCAAAGTGATGTGAATGTTTCTTTGGAGTGGGTTTCAGATTAAATCTGACCTTAATGTAGACTGAATTTGTATAGACAACGTAGGGTTTGTTATGAAGGATTCGCCGTTGAAGATTCAGGAGATTAACGTGAGCTAAAAGTAGCTAGTATTGCTAATAATACAAGCGGTGAGTTTGTGGACCAAGTGACCTGTTTGCCCTGTTTCAATCGGACACGAAACACTGTTGTAATGCATGTAAAGGAATGCATCCTGTCTGCTCCAGGGAAGGCAATACTACATGGAGAACATGCTGTTGTGCACGGGAAGGTATCTTTAAGCAATATCTTCCATGTAAATAATGTAAGTGggctaaaataataattttattatgTGCTTCCAGATGGCCCTTGCAGTCAGTTTGAATCTGAGAACGTATTTAAGACTAAAAGCTACTAGTGATGGTAAAGTTTGCATCAACTTTCCCAATATCAGCACCTTACTGTGTTGGGATCTGACGGAACTGAAGCTGCTTGTTCCTGACACTTGTGGTGAGAGGCACATTAGTATTAATAATTACATACAACAACACTCTCTGTGTACCTCTACTCTATCACCGAAACTGTGTTGAAAGGcttctattcttttttttttgttgtttagaaATTGAAGTGTCTTCAACTACTAATTATTTCGTTTTTTATGCCAGGTAAAAAGGAAGATGGCAAACTTCTGAATGCTGAATTAGTGAAGTGTCTGCGGGAGTTTGTTGGAGTAACAAATGGAAACTTGGACACATCCAATATGGCTACTTTGGCATTCCTTTACATTTATTATTCCATCTTTGGAACAGGGTAAGGGCTGCTTCATGTTTTTAACAGCAGTCTGTGTCCACTTCAATTCAGCTATCTAGCATCAAAaggaaacaaataaaacattttgagaaataataaatagtttCTATTAATGCTGAACAGGCAAGGGAATTGCCatcttaaaattattttttaagaaTGGTTTATTAAAGTGCTAGCGTCAAAATGTTTAACCTTTTTGACGCTAGTCTAATTCACTCTGAGCATGTCTACTTTTTATTCTTGTAGTGAACTACCCAGCTTGACAGTGACTGTGTGGTCTGAGCTTCCTACTGGAGCAGGACTAGGATCCAGTGCTGCCTTCTCTGTTTGTTTGGCTGCAGCTCTGCTCTGTGCAAGTGGAGCTATCACTGCACCTCTTAGAGAATCAGAACACACTGCCAGGTAAGGTAATGCAGAAATGCTTCTGTTGTTCAAAGTGTGACTAATGAGCTGATAATTTAGGGTTGTGGATTGTGATATGACAATATAAACTCAAATAATTTAATCTACATGTGTGTGGAGATGCTCTCTGTTTAATGCAGCGCTATGCTCAACTACATGCGCACATTCCCCACCCACACTACCCTTTCTATAAAGtccatccatctgtccattttcttccgctgaAGTCCTTACCCTATTTCCATtattccctcacttgtgaacaagaccctgagatagtTGAAATTTATCAAGTCACTGTGGATATTTCAATGCCATAAATGACACAGGACTTCCACTGTTCCCCATTTGTTAATGTGCCACTACGTGCCTCTACGTGCCATTATGTGCATTACAAAATGGCAGAAGGAACATGTTGTCGGTGTAGCAGGAGAGAGCAGCTGTTGCAAACCTTTGCTTACAGTTGATTTGTTACAGGTGGTGTCAGGAGGGACCTAGAGCTAATCAAACAGTTGGGCGTTTCAAGGGGAGATGATCATTCATGGCAAATCCTTCAGGAGTTGACAATGCTGTTGGAACTTGGGGTGAGTTGACCGTcctcaaaataaaattatgaaatattttgttacaacatttttgtttaagactttaaaataattttttgtAGGTGGTATGTTGAGATTTCTCTCAGGGAAAAATTATACCACTAAGCAGGTATGCATATGGTATTACACAATTGCggtagtgtgtttttattacttgtactataaatgtgtgtttttttcacagaGTACCATTATTAAGAATCCTACTGACTAACACCAAAGTACCTCGTAGCACTAAAGTACTTGTGGCTGGAGTGAAGGACAAAATTAATAAGGTGCAACTGTTTCTCCTTTTCTCATATGTAACTACTTTGTATTTAATATAATGGCCATGTTAACTTTACATTAGTTACTCTAGTACATATCAAGGTGTTCTTTCTTtcataaattattaaaattaagaTATTATCATTGCTTCTGTGAGCTGTACCTTGGTACAGGCCCATGTGCAGACCTAATTGACTGAGGGTGCATTTGAGCTATCTTTATTGGGACATTTTTAAGTTTGAGTGTCTGAGGTCTGTATTCATGTGCTACTTTAGTAattcatttatgttttacttgttttcccCATAACAGTTTCCTACAATTATGACCCCTGTGCTTGACTCGGTGGATGCCATTTCCTGCACTTGTGAGAAAGTACTTTCAGAAATGACCCATGAGCCAATTACCGGAGAGCACTACAACATCCTAGAGGTACAACATTGGTACCTAATTTATCCTACACCTactacatacagttgaaaccagaactttacatacactatgtaaaaagacaaatactctttttttcctcatgtctgacatgaaatcagaataaactttttcagttcagttaggattaccaaaatgatttctatttgctaaatgccagaataatgagagaaggatttttttagacagatgtttgcatacatttcattagtattacCATTACCTTCAAAATGTATGACTTGCGTCAAACATTTTTATATCCTTACACAAGCTTTTCACAATAGTTATCAGGatttttggcccattcctccagactgaactggtgtaactgagccaggTTTTTAGGCCACCTTGTgtgcacatgccttttcaggtctgcagttacagtttcagtaggactgagATGAggactttgtgatggccactccaaaatatTACTTTGTCCTTATCCTTAAGTCACATTGTAACCAATATGAcatgcttcgggtcattgtccatttggaagacccatttacGCCCAAACTTTAGCTTCCtgactgatgtcttgagatgttgcttcagtatttccacataaggttctttcctcatgatgccatctattttgcgAAGTGCAACCAGTCTCTCCTGCAACAAACACaacccacaacatgatgctgctacctttgtatttcacagttgggatggtatTCTCAGGCTTGTGAgattccccctttttcctccaaacttaaaaatgctcattatggccaagtAGTTCAATTCTTGTTTCATCAGACCAAAGGACATATCTCCAAAAATTAAGATATTTGTCCATGTGTGcacttgcaaactgtaatctagctttttttatgtttcttttggagtaatgtcttcttcctgcagagtgacCTTTCAGCCCACGTCGGTACAGTTCtgatttcactgtggataatgacacactgttaccagcttcagcagcatctttacaaggacttttgcttttgttcttgggttgatatgaacattttggaccaagcatgttcatctctgggaaACAGAAACTGTTTCCTTCCACAGCAGTATGATGACTGGACATTcacatggtgtttatacttgcgtATAATTGTttaaacagatgaatgtggcaccttcaggtaTCTGGAAACTGCACCCAAGGATAAATCAGACTTGTGCatgtccacaattctcttcctgagatcttggctgatttcttttgactttcccatgaaggtgcacaaagaagcagtgtgtttcaggtgtgccttcaaatacacccacacccacaagtGTCTCTAATTaattcaaatgttgtcaatagaAGTTTCCAAAGACCCGACATCaacatgtttaaatgcataTTAATCTTACTATATGTAAACCTCTGACActaaagaaagtaatgaaacattGTAATAAAATCCTCCTCCCATTATtcagaaaaatatattattcagcaaatagaaataatttggtaatcctaattgacctaaaactggaaaagtttagcctgatttcatgtcaaacagtgAGAACAAAGgggtatgtgtctttttatgttgTGTATAAACATCCTGGTTTCGGCTGTATATTTatatcacaaaacaaaatgttctcAAAATGCAGGTTCTGTACAGCTTTTCCTTTTATGTACTTTTCAATAAGTATGTGTTTTAATCTACACTTTCTGTAGGAGCTCATTGACATAAATCAACACCACCTCAATGTCATGGGGGTGGGACATCCGGCTTTGGACACTTTAT encodes:
- the aldh3b2 gene encoding LOW QUALITY PROTEIN: aldehyde dehydrogenase family 3 member B2 (The sequence of the model RefSeq protein was modified relative to this genomic sequence to represent the inferred CDS: inserted 1 base in 1 codon; deleted 7 bases in 5 codons; substituted 7 bases at 7 genomic stop codons), with translation MTTSLGEPCLRMYLLEVSADLLRRGKTAFKARHTLKQSSHKQSSHHAQFRAVFRMLEKHECGFAQALDPHKVQAFVTKXRLKVMPELMLVKNEALYAITNSKKWMQPQPVERNLSTTLDHCCKVSEPLGVVFIVRGWYSPVQMCPLPLVRTITAGETVIINPEYIVNTADLLHHIFPLDLLCSITGACEDGNIIAQAAALTLTPVTLVLTRKNPSYVDHHCDIVTTAQHIAXAKFHNAGQSLVASDYIWCNKNVQVRLVQTMKFCLMQFFGPDPXESLPSFCCVLNAEIFSKTKLNIYRFIQNTMPXXQNNVAPTNLTDAVNPDLIMQQNVFDPVLPLLSVQNIGKAYCFINKQQKLLCIXYTKNSKVISQLMNETSSGSCLTHDNMVHLVVWEVSVGFLXSFYCSNKLPCHEQVPLEQDPIMDTFSHKKSCLLSLRFECVTYLCYPTYEEHTSSLMAWARTLSXRSQGWCQIL
- the mvk gene encoding LOW QUALITY PROTEIN: mevalonate kinase (The sequence of the model RefSeq protein was modified relative to this genomic sequence to represent the inferred CDS: deleted 4 bases in 3 codons), with the protein product MHVKECILSAPGKAILHGEHAVVHGKMALAVSLNLRTYLRLKATSDGKVCINFPNISTLLCWDLTELKLLVPDTCGKKEDGKLLNAELVKCLREFVGVTNGNLDTSNMATLAFLYIYYSIFGTGELPSLTVTVWSELPTGAGLGSSAAFSVCLAAALLCASGAITAPLRESEHTARWCQEGPRASNSWAFQGEMIIHGNPSGVDNAVGTWGGMLRFLSGKIIPLSRVPLLRILLTNTKVPRSTKVLVAGVKDKINKFPTIMTPVLDSVDAISCTCEKVLSEMTHEPITGEHYNILEELIDINQHHLNVMGVGHPALDTLCRVTLARGLHSKLTGAGGGGCGITLLRPETSTSLVQSTVQDLRDCGFDCWETSIGGPGIQQHSPHAVKDDILEILNHY
- the mmab gene encoding corrinoid adenosyltransferase → MLTKLASFSFIMTVLIKPGHVRLGMRILMSAHRSCRVVFSKRSYTSEENSKIPKIYTKTGDKGFSSTFTGERRPKENQIFEALGNTDELSSAIGLAREYCLEKGHTFTDQLDKIQCILQDVGSNIATPQSSAREIHIKRTEFTNSSTADLENWIDQFTEELPPLTHFILPSGGKSSATLHLARTICRRAERSVAPIVRSGEADPDVAKFLNRLSDYLFTVARYAAMKEGKEEKIYLRPE